The Niastella koreensis GR20-10 genome includes a window with the following:
- a CDS encoding helix-turn-helix domain-containing protein has product MTTFSFNPVTPHPLLQPYVAKMWVFESSGRLPALDKKLIVPNANFKLTFTSRNGIVARVDDNTFTQKENELSFTGLIDTAVMLDPTDDIQTNTILVEFNPLGAYRFFQLPYTEVKNHIVGMPDLLGKQVSGLQERIGEAKTVAGKVQLLQNFLLKRLENASSDLIYDFCINRIVENKGLITVAQLEKETGYSARWLHKKFSANLGTGAKNLAEIIRFKQFYQAYSTGADLFHLKEHIYEYYYDQSHFLKAFKRFTGSTPTDLQGGLNELATKHYTS; this is encoded by the coding sequence GTGACAACATTCAGTTTCAATCCGGTTACGCCACATCCATTATTGCAGCCATATGTTGCAAAGATGTGGGTGTTTGAAAGCAGCGGCCGTTTGCCTGCCCTGGATAAAAAACTGATTGTGCCCAACGCCAATTTTAAACTCACCTTTACCAGCCGAAACGGCATAGTGGCCCGGGTAGACGACAACACCTTTACCCAAAAAGAGAATGAGTTGTCATTTACGGGTTTGATCGATACCGCTGTTATGCTGGATCCCACAGACGATATTCAAACCAATACCATCCTGGTTGAATTCAATCCGCTCGGCGCCTATCGCTTTTTTCAGTTACCGTATACGGAAGTCAAAAATCATATCGTTGGCATGCCCGACCTGTTGGGCAAACAGGTGTCAGGACTACAGGAGAGAATAGGGGAGGCGAAAACGGTGGCAGGTAAAGTGCAGCTGCTGCAAAACTTTCTGCTTAAACGGCTGGAAAATGCATCGTCTGACCTCATATACGATTTTTGCATCAACCGGATTGTTGAGAATAAAGGATTGATCACCGTAGCACAGCTGGAGAAAGAAACCGGCTACAGTGCGCGCTGGCTGCATAAAAAGTTTTCGGCCAACCTGGGTACCGGCGCGAAAAACCTGGCCGAGATCATCCGGTTCAAACAATTTTACCAGGCATATTCAACCGGCGCGGATCTGTTTCATTTAAAAGAACACATCTACGAATATTACTACGATCAGTCTCATTTCCTCAAGGCATTTAAACGATTCACCGGTTCTACCCCTACTGATTTGCAAGGCGGTCTGAATGAGCTTGCTACGAAGCATTATACGAGTTGA
- a CDS encoding alpha/beta hydrolase, protein MTKTITNQAVSFKSNGLNIAGMLYLPADFHSSTQPRPAIVVGHPGAGVKEQAAGLYAGLLAEQGYITLAFDAAYQGESEGLPRNYEDPEQRIEDIKAAVTFLSTMQEIDANRIGVLGICASGGYGVAATATDHRIKVLATVCAAGIGHQFRHGGDGHQNPAVIQALLNQAAADRQAVANGAAPGEFPIFPANAEQAKGMGQHVYEGWEYYCTERGFHPRSAKTFTWKSVELVAGFDAFRFADLIAPRPLLLIAGSEATTLWMTQEAMETAKGPKELFMINGATHVDLYDKIEFVAQAVDKLVTFYHSNL, encoded by the coding sequence ATGACAAAGACAATAACCAATCAGGCTGTCAGCTTTAAATCAAATGGACTCAATATTGCAGGCATGCTTTACCTGCCCGCCGATTTTCATTCCTCCACACAGCCACGTCCGGCCATTGTAGTAGGCCACCCCGGCGCCGGAGTTAAAGAACAGGCTGCTGGTTTATATGCCGGGCTGCTGGCTGAACAGGGTTATATCACCCTGGCCTTTGATGCCGCTTATCAGGGCGAAAGTGAAGGATTACCCCGCAACTATGAAGATCCGGAACAACGAATCGAAGACATAAAAGCAGCTGTTACATTCCTTTCTACGATGCAGGAAATAGACGCCAACCGCATCGGCGTACTCGGTATTTGCGCTTCTGGCGGTTACGGCGTAGCCGCCACGGCTACCGATCACCGGATAAAAGTGCTGGCGACGGTTTGTGCGGCCGGCATCGGACATCAGTTCCGGCATGGTGGCGATGGGCATCAAAACCCGGCCGTGATCCAGGCCCTGCTCAACCAGGCAGCCGCAGACCGCCAGGCAGTAGCCAATGGCGCAGCACCCGGCGAATTTCCCATCTTCCCCGCCAATGCTGAACAGGCAAAAGGGATGGGCCAACACGTATATGAAGGCTGGGAGTATTATTGTACGGAGCGAGGCTTCCACCCGCGTTCTGCCAAAACCTTTACGTGGAAAAGCGTAGAGTTGGTCGCCGGTTTTGACGCTTTCCGGTTCGCGGATCTGATCGCACCCCGTCCCCTGCTGCTGATCGCCGGTTCGGAAGCCACCACCTTATGGATGACCCAGGAAGCAATGGAAACCGCCAAAGGGCCCAAAGAACTGTTTATGATAAATGGCGCTACGCATGTGGACCTGTACGATAAAATCGAATTCGTTGCCCAGGCGGTAGATAAGCTGGTTACTTTTTACCATTCAAATCTGTAA
- a CDS encoding helix-turn-helix domain-containing protein: MRDKVFYPSGVLSRYVKYYWTCAHDRDALEVMYPTGCVELCIDITDGATIRHRGSQSVPVPRLEVLGHWTIPTRATIKKGNTCLITRFQPFAGALFFPNPIAEFTNESIDLFDVLNKECSEFYNRLMEQPLLEQKVTVLEAFLVNRLERAQKNQEKIGLVEVLCHSISHQEDSFDMRRLAAETGFSVRYIQKLFQHYVGISPNSFHSVQRFNKSLQLVRSADMSLTNIAYECGYYDQAHFIREFKSYTGLTPSQLILQP, encoded by the coding sequence ATGAGAGACAAGGTGTTTTATCCCTCGGGTGTTTTAAGCCGTTATGTAAAGTACTACTGGACCTGCGCCCATGACCGGGATGCACTGGAGGTTATGTATCCTACCGGGTGTGTGGAATTGTGTATCGACATAACGGACGGCGCAACAATAAGACATCGCGGCAGCCAGTCTGTGCCGGTGCCGCGCCTGGAGGTGTTGGGTCACTGGACAATACCTACCAGGGCCACCATCAAAAAAGGCAATACCTGTCTTATAACACGTTTTCAACCCTTTGCCGGCGCCCTCTTCTTCCCCAACCCCATTGCTGAATTTACCAATGAATCCATCGACCTGTTTGATGTACTCAATAAAGAATGCAGTGAATTTTACAACCGGTTAATGGAGCAGCCATTGCTGGAACAAAAAGTAACAGTGCTTGAAGCGTTCCTGGTTAACAGATTGGAAAGGGCCCAAAAAAACCAGGAGAAGATAGGCCTGGTGGAAGTGTTGTGTCATTCCATCAGCCACCAGGAAGATTCGTTTGATATGCGGCGCCTGGCGGCGGAAACCGGGTTTTCTGTGCGGTATATCCAAAAACTGTTTCAGCATTATGTAGGCATCTCCCCCAACAGCTTCCATTCGGTTCAACGCTTTAATAAAAGCCTCCAATTGGTACGGTCGGCGGATATGTCGCTGACAAATATCGCCTATGAATGCGGCTATTACGACCAGGCGCATTTTATCAGGGAGTTTAAATCCTATACGGGCCTTACGCCTTCACAATTGATCCTGCAGCCATAA
- a CDS encoding heavy-metal-associated domain-containing protein — protein MKHFICAAVFLVAWPAAKAQSGSLYNDKRDGPFTSTQKIRVTGVCTQCKQTIEKAIRKLPGVYLADWDVESQLLLVRFNRSNITLDKIEKLVAETGHDTQHVKAIGKEPEVKCL, from the coding sequence ATGAAGCATTTCATTTGTGCAGCCGTTTTTTTAGTTGCATGGCCGGCGGCAAAAGCGCAGAGCGGCAGTCTCTACAATGACAAACGGGACGGGCCCTTTACTTCTACCCAAAAAATTCGCGTTACGGGCGTATGCACCCAGTGTAAACAAACCATTGAGAAGGCAATAAGGAAATTGCCGGGTGTTTACCTGGCCGATTGGGATGTTGAGTCACAATTGTTGCTGGTAAGATTTAACCGGTCAAACATTACGCTCGACAAAATTGAAAAGCTGGTTGCCGAAACCGGGCATGATACGCAACATGTAAAAGCTATCGGAAAGGAACCTGAAGTAAAGTGTCTTTAG
- a CDS encoding sigma 54-interacting response regulator: protein MKEQILIVEDQFVEADYVRLLLEQAGYGITGMARSVDQALELIKEKKPDFVLLDIFLKGKQTGIDLAKVLATDNIPFVFLSANSNEEVLNAAKQTHPYGFLVKPFREKDLLVALEIARYRHAHSMDARYHKETELRKLLKSIVTDAGTWPEKLLRIATALQSFIPFDFLAVGFDNIKDPFFKGRCFLRTGFDEYQEMGLQELATVTGMSGDALMALQAPDAVAEVAAIYKEAAFENICRQPSLRKLFADSFQLRSHLEMPMRMMDRKPFSFCLFSRRPDAYTTEQLELFERIQFSLMQTIEHLLQQEMSEAGKLLQQETKTRFDGIVGKSHLLLNVFDYISQVAPSDTSVLILGESGTGKEKIADCIHNLSARKGKPFVKLNCAALPATLIESELFGHEKGAFTGALEKRIGKFERADKGTLFLDEVGEMPVELQVKLLRVLQEKEIERVGGRDTIKVDVRIIAATNKNLEKEVADGRFRLDLYYRLNVFPITLPPLRDRREDIPALGYHFMNHYSHKAGKKLSGISDNVLRKMMAYNWPGNIRELEHLIERSVLLSKGPVIEEILLPTVTKKQGTEDAQDAAMKTIVENEKDYIISVLKKCNGRIWGPGAAAEILNINPSTLKSKMKKLGIKKEYME from the coding sequence ATGAAAGAACAAATTTTAATTGTAGAAGACCAGTTTGTGGAGGCGGATTATGTACGCCTGTTGCTGGAACAGGCGGGTTATGGTATTACCGGCATGGCGCGTTCGGTTGATCAGGCCCTGGAACTGATAAAGGAAAAAAAGCCGGATTTTGTTTTGTTGGATATCTTTCTAAAAGGCAAACAAACCGGGATCGACCTGGCAAAAGTGTTGGCAACAGACAATATCCCGTTTGTATTTCTATCGGCCAACTCCAATGAAGAAGTTTTGAATGCTGCCAAGCAAACGCATCCCTATGGTTTCCTGGTAAAACCTTTCCGGGAGAAGGATCTGCTGGTGGCCCTTGAAATTGCCCGTTACCGCCATGCACATAGTATGGATGCGCGGTACCATAAGGAGACTGAATTGCGCAAATTGCTGAAGTCAATTGTAACAGACGCCGGTACCTGGCCGGAAAAGTTGTTGCGAATAGCCACCGCCCTGCAATCGTTTATTCCTTTCGATTTTCTCGCCGTAGGGTTTGATAATATAAAAGACCCCTTCTTTAAAGGCAGGTGCTTTTTAAGAACAGGTTTCGATGAATACCAGGAGATGGGTCTGCAGGAACTGGCCACCGTTACAGGAATGTCGGGCGACGCGTTGATGGCATTGCAGGCGCCGGATGCGGTAGCGGAAGTGGCCGCCATTTATAAGGAGGCTGCTTTTGAAAATATTTGCCGGCAGCCTTCTTTAAGAAAGCTTTTTGCAGATAGTTTCCAGTTAAGATCACATTTGGAAATGCCCATGCGCATGATGGACAGGAAACCTTTCAGCTTTTGTTTATTCAGCAGAAGACCGGATGCTTATACCACCGAGCAGCTGGAGCTGTTTGAAAGGATCCAGTTTTCGCTGATGCAAACCATCGAGCATTTGCTGCAGCAGGAAATGAGTGAAGCCGGCAAACTGTTACAGCAGGAAACGAAGACCAGGTTTGATGGCATTGTTGGTAAAAGCCACTTGTTGTTAAATGTATTTGATTACATTTCGCAGGTAGCGCCTTCAGATACTTCGGTGCTTATCTTGGGTGAGAGCGGAACGGGCAAAGAAAAAATTGCCGATTGCATCCATAACCTGTCGGCCCGCAAAGGAAAACCATTTGTGAAATTGAACTGTGCCGCATTACCTGCCACACTGATAGAATCAGAATTGTTCGGGCACGAAAAAGGCGCATTTACCGGGGCGCTGGAGAAGAGGATCGGCAAATTTGAACGGGCCGACAAGGGCACGCTGTTCCTGGATGAAGTGGGTGAAATGCCGGTTGAACTGCAGGTGAAGTTATTGCGGGTATTACAGGAAAAGGAAATTGAAAGAGTAGGAGGCAGGGACACCATTAAAGTGGATGTGCGCATTATTGCAGCTACCAATAAAAACCTGGAAAAAGAAGTAGCCGATGGCCGGTTCCGGCTGGACCTGTATTACCGCTTGAATGTTTTTCCCATTACCCTACCGCCCTTGCGTGACCGCAGAGAAGATATCCCTGCGCTGGGGTATCATTTTATGAATCACTACAGCCATAAAGCAGGGAAAAAACTCAGTGGCATCTCCGATAATGTGCTCCGGAAAATGATGGCATATAACTGGCCCGGCAATATCCGCGAACTGGAACATTTAATTGAACGAAGTGTGTTGTTATCCAAAGGACCAGTGATTGAAGAGATCCTGCTGCCCACTGTTACAAAAAAGCAAGGCACTGAGGACGCACAGGATGCAGCGATGAAAACGATCGTTGAAAATGAAAAGGACTATATCATCTCTGTGCTGAAGAAATGCAATGGGCGAATATGGGGCCCGGGCGCCGCGGCCGAGATCCTGAATATCAATCCTTCTACGTTGAAATCAAAGATGAAGAAGCTTGGGATAAAAAAGGAGTATATGGAATAG
- a CDS encoding universal stress protein, whose protein sequence is MKKILIATDYSAEAENAAEYAAAVAAEQGHELILFNYSEISIHLLNARASSDDIDGMLELFRKNLDKAADALSKKYNVPVKPYLASGNFYNSLVACINQYKPAVVVMGMANRSVEQDLLGNTTTSTIHKLEFPLLAIPVSAKYKGIKNVLFACDLEKGVEDKVLKDVHELATVFGAAVEVFYVTETLEALQGADEAGHAVVDKTLAGINYYYKNVQSRKIISAIQEEIQEIHADLLIMSPYKYGFWDSIVHRSKTRMMASGNNVPLLSLPS, encoded by the coding sequence ATGAAAAAAATCCTCATCGCTACCGATTATTCAGCGGAAGCTGAAAATGCGGCAGAATATGCTGCAGCGGTGGCAGCCGAACAAGGCCACGAACTGATCCTCTTTAATTACAGTGAAATCTCTATTCATCTTTTAAATGCCAGGGCTTCCAGCGACGATATTGACGGTATGCTGGAGTTATTCCGGAAGAACCTTGATAAAGCAGCGGATGCACTGAGCAAAAAGTATAATGTACCTGTGAAGCCTTACCTGGCTTCGGGTAACTTTTATAACAGCCTGGTGGCCTGTATTAACCAGTATAAACCGGCTGTGGTGGTGATGGGTATGGCCAACAGATCTGTTGAACAGGACTTGTTGGGTAACACCACTACCTCCACTATTCATAAGCTGGAGTTCCCGTTGCTGGCTATTCCGGTAAGTGCCAAATACAAGGGCATTAAAAACGTTTTGTTTGCCTGTGACCTCGAAAAAGGGGTGGAAGATAAAGTGTTGAAAGATGTACATGAACTGGCTACCGTATTCGGCGCTGCGGTTGAAGTGTTTTATGTTACTGAAACGCTGGAAGCATTGCAGGGCGCCGATGAAGCAGGCCATGCGGTGGTTGACAAAACCCTGGCAGGCATCAATTACTATTACAAGAATGTGCAGTCGCGTAAGATCATCAGCGCCATCCAGGAGGAGATTCAGGAGATCCATGCCGACCTGCTGATTATGTCGCCGTACAAATACGGATTCTGGGATTCTATTGTACACCGTAGCAAAACCAGGATGATGGCTTCCGGCAACAACGTACCGCTGTTGTCATTACCTTCTTAA
- a CDS encoding YybH family protein: MRNGKKILFLLAVFLIGVSITGSAQLEEAKKAIAESNARYFKSFVKNDSTIFINSYADDACILAPNAPAFCGRDAIAKFFRAGYNDYGLRNGQFITTNVYGDGKEYVTEEGIWQSINAKGELFDEGKFLVLWKKTSKGWKMYRDSFSGNHAIN, translated from the coding sequence ATGAGAAACGGTAAAAAGATCTTGTTTTTGCTCGCTGTATTCCTGATTGGCGTAAGTATTACGGGGAGTGCCCAACTGGAAGAAGCCAAAAAAGCCATTGCGGAAAGCAATGCCCGCTATTTTAAATCCTTTGTCAAAAACGACTCCACCATTTTTATCAATAGCTATGCAGATGATGCCTGCATTCTGGCCCCGAATGCCCCGGCCTTTTGCGGCCGGGACGCTATTGCAAAATTCTTTCGGGCGGGTTACAATGATTATGGCCTGCGAAATGGCCAATTCATCACTACTAACGTGTATGGCGATGGAAAGGAATATGTAACGGAAGAGGGCATCTGGCAATCGATCAATGCAAAAGGTGAATTATTCGACGAGGGAAAGTTTCTGGTGCTTTGGAAAAAGACCAGCAAGGGCTGGAAGATGTACAGGGATTCGTTTAGTGGTAATCATGCTATAAACTAG
- a CDS encoding ABC transporter permease — translation MFKNYLHLALRQLRRNRGYSFVNIFGLATGMAIAIVIGIWATDELSFDQGIPNGNRVVEIMQNQWPQGQTSEKTPPLYVGTTVSPALNPWLQNGNYRNVFAQTAMVLWAGRHLLVNGDKTVAQTGTSAEYTFPLIFGYRFLSGTAASMRDPNTALISRSTAIALYGTENAVGKTFKYENRRPFVVGGVYADQPANSSLHEYDFFISMASEETNWVRIIDDFENHSCRMFARLAGNITADQATARIKNICSPHVKYAYENYQVLPYPSLYLHYDDTNSLSGGRIVYVRMLGIIGVFILLLACINFMNLATARSEKRAKEVGIRKTIGSLRSHLIAQFLGESVMLACFSFIIAIALAALTLPWFNQLAGKTMTFPWTNPLFWVLALICTLITGLLAGSYPAFYLSGFRPVKVLKGIVKAGKGASNPRKVLVVIQFSISLALIIGTIVVFRQIRFAKDQPLGYNQGGLITVPANTQELDAHYEALRQGLLNTGMVANIANASADINAFYRNNRLEWEGMSEEAKTVSFRDVFVNADFGPTIGWSIIKGRDFSRAYLTDSTAAIVNETGARILGFKDPIGKTIKHWGKTYTIVGVAKNMISNNPYYPVQPAVFMGEGGHSVFTIRIKPGVPVRTALAAMEPVFKRFNPASPFIYSFIDEEYQKKFNTESRIGNLATVFSGLAILISCLGLFGLASFVAEQRTKEIGVRKVLGARVIGLWALLSADFIKLVALSMLIAIPLSYYCMNQWLQNYVLHTSLSAWIFVIAGLGLLFITLATVSYQAVRAALMNPIKSLRTE, via the coding sequence ATGTTCAAAAACTATCTCCATCTCGCACTCCGCCAGCTGCGCAGGAACCGTGGCTACTCCTTTGTCAATATTTTCGGGCTCGCCACCGGCATGGCCATCGCCATTGTCATCGGCATTTGGGCAACCGATGAATTGTCGTTCGATCAGGGAATTCCGAATGGCAACCGCGTGGTGGAGATTATGCAGAACCAGTGGCCACAGGGCCAAACCAGTGAAAAAACGCCCCCCCTGTATGTAGGCACCACCGTGTCCCCGGCCCTCAATCCCTGGCTGCAAAACGGTAACTACCGGAATGTATTCGCCCAAACAGCAATGGTCCTTTGGGCGGGCCGGCATTTGCTGGTGAACGGCGACAAAACCGTCGCCCAAACCGGTACCTCGGCAGAATATACTTTCCCGCTCATTTTCGGTTATCGCTTCCTGAGTGGCACTGCCGCATCCATGCGCGATCCGAACACCGCTTTAATTTCACGATCTACGGCCATTGCACTCTATGGCACCGAAAACGCAGTTGGTAAAACCTTTAAATATGAAAATCGCCGGCCGTTCGTCGTGGGCGGCGTTTATGCCGATCAGCCCGCGAACAGCAGCTTACATGAGTATGACTTTTTTATTTCGATGGCTAGTGAGGAAACCAACTGGGTCAGGATTATCGACGATTTCGAAAACCATAGTTGCCGTATGTTTGCCCGCCTCGCCGGTAACATCACCGCAGATCAGGCAACGGCGCGCATCAAGAATATCTGCAGCCCCCATGTGAAGTACGCGTACGAAAACTACCAGGTGCTTCCATACCCCAGCCTGTATCTGCATTACGATGATACCAACTCACTCAGTGGGGGCCGTATCGTTTATGTGAGAATGCTCGGGATCATAGGAGTCTTTATTCTCTTACTGGCCTGTATCAATTTTATGAACCTGGCTACGGCGCGCAGCGAAAAACGTGCAAAGGAAGTGGGCATCCGCAAAACCATCGGCTCGCTGCGCAGTCATCTCATTGCCCAATTCCTTGGTGAGTCGGTTATGCTCGCCTGTTTCTCTTTTATCATCGCCATTGCCCTGGCGGCGCTCACCCTGCCCTGGTTCAATCAACTGGCCGGCAAAACCATGACCTTTCCCTGGACAAACCCGCTTTTCTGGGTGCTCGCATTGATCTGTACGCTGATCACCGGCCTGCTGGCCGGCAGCTACCCGGCCTTCTATCTTTCCGGCTTCCGCCCGGTGAAAGTGCTGAAAGGGATTGTCAAAGCCGGTAAAGGCGCCAGCAATCCACGCAAGGTTCTTGTGGTGATCCAATTCTCCATTTCGCTTGCACTGATCATCGGCACCATCGTCGTATTCCGTCAGATCCGGTTTGCCAAAGACCAACCGTTGGGTTATAACCAGGGCGGTCTGATCACCGTTCCCGCTAATACGCAGGAACTGGACGCTCATTATGAAGCTCTTCGCCAGGGCCTGCTCAATACAGGTATGGTGGCCAATATCGCCAACGCCTCCGCGGACATCAACGCATTTTACCGGAATAATAGGCTTGAATGGGAAGGAATGAGTGAAGAAGCAAAAACCGTCTCGTTCCGCGACGTTTTTGTAAACGCTGATTTTGGTCCCACTATCGGCTGGAGCATCATCAAAGGACGTGACTTCTCCCGTGCATACCTCACCGACAGTACAGCCGCCATCGTTAACGAAACGGGCGCCCGCATCCTCGGATTTAAAGATCCCATTGGCAAGACTATCAAACATTGGGGAAAGACCTATACCATTGTCGGAGTGGCGAAAAACATGATCAGCAATAATCCCTATTACCCGGTGCAGCCCGCGGTGTTTATGGGTGAAGGCGGCCATTCCGTGTTTACGATCCGGATCAAACCCGGTGTACCGGTACGCACCGCCCTTGCCGCGATGGAACCCGTCTTCAAACGATTCAACCCGGCCAGTCCATTTATCTATTCTTTCATTGATGAGGAGTATCAGAAAAAGTTTAATACCGAGTCGCGCATTGGCAATCTCGCCACGGTGTTCTCCGGCCTGGCCATCCTTATTTCCTGCCTGGGCCTCTTTGGTCTGGCCTCCTTCGTTGCAGAACAACGCACCAAGGAAATCGGCGTTCGCAAAGTGCTTGGCGCCCGCGTTATCGGTCTTTGGGCACTCCTTTCCGCCGACTTTATAAAACTGGTGGCGCTGTCCATGCTCATAGCGATACCGCTTTCCTACTACTGCATGAACCAATGGCTTCAGAACTATGTGCTTCATACCTCCTTATCCGCATGGATCTTTGTGATCGCCGGCCTGGGCTTACTGTTCATCACCCTGGCAACGGTCAGTTACCAGGCCGTGCGGGCGGCGTTGATGAATCCTATCAAAAGCCTGCGTACCGAATGA
- a CDS encoding helix-turn-helix domain-containing protein, whose amino-acid sequence MKKMPVVPQQIDSISQLHRLLGLPKPQHPMVSLVHNCNVRLVKDQFPTTLLLNFYKISFIQDMRGKVKYGQSFYDFEEGGMVFVAPGQLLTTSPDADEYEGFNIFVHPDFFRGYPLAASIEKYHFFTYAANEALHLSDKERKTILALFRIIEDELQSNIDDSSQDVIISQIELLLSYSNRFYKRQFTTRKVMNNDLLAKLEQVLDTYLDKDMALAKGLPTVQYLAEQLHVSPHYLSDMLRTQTGQNAQQLIHHKIIERAKVLLSNTTLTVAEVAYQLGFEYPQSFNKLFKQKTRVSPLEFRKSFN is encoded by the coding sequence ATGAAGAAGATGCCCGTTGTGCCTCAACAGATCGATTCCATTTCACAGCTACACCGGTTACTGGGTTTGCCCAAGCCCCAGCACCCTATGGTAAGCCTGGTGCACAACTGCAACGTGCGCCTGGTGAAAGACCAGTTCCCCACTACACTCCTGCTTAATTTTTACAAGATCTCATTTATCCAAGACATGCGCGGAAAGGTAAAGTATGGGCAAAGCTTTTATGACTTCGAGGAAGGCGGGATGGTTTTTGTGGCGCCTGGTCAGTTGCTTACTACATCCCCTGATGCAGATGAATACGAAGGCTTCAATATTTTTGTACACCCCGATTTCTTTCGTGGTTATCCGTTGGCAGCCAGCATTGAAAAATATCATTTCTTCACCTATGCGGCCAACGAAGCATTACATCTGTCAGATAAGGAGCGCAAAACCATCCTGGCTCTTTTCAGGATCATTGAAGACGAACTGCAATCGAACATCGATGATTCCAGCCAGGATGTGATTATTTCGCAGATCGAGTTGTTGCTCAGTTACAGCAACCGTTTTTACAAACGCCAGTTCACTACCCGCAAAGTGATGAACAACGACCTGCTGGCAAAACTGGAACAGGTGCTCGATACCTACCTCGACAAGGACATGGCGTTGGCAAAAGGACTGCCAACGGTTCAATACCTGGCAGAACAACTACATGTGTCACCGCACTATTTAAGTGATATGCTCCGAACGCAAACGGGACAAAATGCACAACAACTCATTCATCATAAAATAATAGAACGGGCAAAAGTATTGCTGAGTAATACTACCCTTACCGTGGCGGAGGTAGCCTATCAGTTGGGATTTGAATATCCGCAGTCATTCAATAAGCTGTTCAAACAGAAAACACGGGTTTCACCATTGGAGTTTAGGAAGTCGTTCAATTGA
- a CDS encoding SRPBCC family protein: MANDFNSSITAKISASEAIKKISNVTGWWGVTFTGHSEKQNDTFQITMGGDSFFDMAVSELVPGKRVVWFIKDCYMPWFTDKKEWANTRLIFDLNEHNGETDLTFTHEGLTPEVECYTDCEQGWTHWIKTSLQSYLTTGQGVFRKPTK; the protein is encoded by the coding sequence ATGGCAAACGATTTTAACAGCAGCATTACTGCAAAAATAAGCGCTTCTGAAGCTATTAAAAAGATCAGCAATGTAACCGGCTGGTGGGGTGTGACCTTTACCGGACACTCCGAAAAGCAAAACGACACCTTTCAGATAACCATGGGGGGCGATTCTTTCTTCGATATGGCGGTAAGCGAACTGGTGCCTGGTAAAAGGGTGGTGTGGTTTATTAAAGATTGTTATATGCCCTGGTTTACCGACAAAAAGGAATGGGCCAACACCCGGTTGATCTTTGACCTGAACGAACATAACGGTGAAACCGACCTGACATTTACCCATGAAGGGCTAACGCCTGAAGTAGAGTGTTACACAGATTGTGAACAGGGCTGGACGCACTGGATAAAAACAAGTTTACAGTCTTATTTAACAACCGGCCAGGGGGTGTTTAGAAAGCCGACGAAGTGA
- a CDS encoding helix-turn-helix domain-containing protein: MTGDKNFPLLLFWPGYFMYIGRGADTKVHAHHAIQIAIALERPIEVISKSVQRVYQAVIINSDVPHECRTFGGPFVLVNIDPETGIGTALKKEYLVKTGMAELPLAAIDNYLGQLKVLLAGNNPADEIYHLTNDLLASIAHKHTPQPLDERIAQVLALLREPEQEAVSIQDLAGTVHISPGRLIHLFTQQVGIPVRKYILWSKLMTAVKKLDKRANFTHVALDGGFADAPHFNRTFKRMFGLSPTALLKAD, encoded by the coding sequence ATGACCGGTGATAAAAACTTCCCTTTGTTGCTTTTCTGGCCTGGGTATTTTATGTATATCGGCCGGGGAGCAGATACGAAGGTGCATGCCCATCATGCCATTCAGATTGCTATTGCGTTGGAGAGGCCCATTGAAGTGATTAGTAAAAGTGTGCAGCGGGTATACCAGGCAGTCATCATCAACTCGGATGTGCCGCATGAATGCAGAACTTTTGGCGGTCCTTTTGTCCTGGTCAATATCGACCCGGAGACAGGTATCGGAACCGCGTTAAAAAAGGAATATTTAGTTAAAACCGGGATGGCAGAACTGCCACTGGCTGCCATCGATAATTACCTGGGCCAACTGAAGGTTTTGTTAGCGGGAAACAATCCGGCTGATGAAATTTATCATTTAACAAATGATTTGCTTGCCTCCATAGCCCATAAGCATACACCGCAACCCCTTGATGAAAGGATTGCACAGGTGCTGGCCTTGCTCCGGGAGCCGGAACAGGAAGCTGTTTCCATACAAGACCTGGCTGGTACTGTTCATATTTCACCAGGCAGATTGATCCATTTGTTTACGCAACAGGTAGGCATTCCTGTTCGCAAGTACATCCTGTGGTCGAAGTTGATGACCGCGGTAAAAAAGCTCGACAAGCGTGCCAATTTTACGCACGTGGCCCTGGATGGCGGCTTTGCCGATGCTCCTCACTTTAATCGCACTTTTAAAAGAATGTTTGGATTGAGTCCAACGGCCTTACTAAAGGCTGACTGA